Proteins encoded in a region of the Prunus persica cultivar Lovell chromosome G4, Prunus_persica_NCBIv2, whole genome shotgun sequence genome:
- the LOC18779865 gene encoding pentatricopeptide repeat-containing protein At5g64320, mitochondrial, giving the protein MFRRLHISTPLTIRLQSLLKTHCFAIFSAGYVTDTSDRVLNTNGSESENEWEKMLKPFDLNELRKSLVQITPIQLCKLLELPLDVPTSMEIFELVGAQKGYWHSFDVYYVLIDKLGAAGEFKVIDRLLMQIMEEGIVFRESLFIMIMKHYGRAGLPGQATRLLLDMRGVYSCEPTFRSYNVVLNILVAGNCPKVAPNVFYDMLSRGISPNVYTFGVVLKALCMVNEVDTACSLLRDMTKHGCVPNSVVYQTLIHALSKNNQVNEALRLLEEMFLMGCTPDVQTFNDIIHAFCKVNRTHEAARLVDRMLLRGFTPDDVTYGVLMHGLCRTGQVEEARALLNKVPSPNIVLFNTLINGYVMSGRFDEAKVVLYDGMLGSGCEPDVYAFNILIHGLCKKGRLGSARELVNEMEIKGCEPNVITYTILIDGFCKEGQLEEAGDVLNEMSYKGLSLNIVGYNRLISALCKDGKVHEALKVFSEISSNECKPDIFTFNSLIYGLCKVDKMEEALGLYRDMVLEGVIANTVTYNTLINAFLTRGAIQEALKLVNEMLFRGCPLDKITYNGLIKALCKAGAVEKARGLFEEMIMKGLHPNSISCNILINGLCRSGKVYDALEFLRDMIHRGLMPDIVTYNSLINGLCKLGRISEALNLFDRLQVEGMWPDVITYNTLISWHCKEGMIYDACLLLNRGVNNGLVPNHLTWYILVSNLFKERDEENQSYIV; this is encoded by the coding sequence ATGTTTAGAAGACTACATATTTCAACCCCTCTGACAATAAGGTTACAATCTTTGTTAAAAACCCACTGTTTTGCAATTTTCTCAGCTGGGTATGTTACGGATACCAGTGATAGGGTCTTAAATACTAATGGGTCAGAGTCAGAGAATGAATGGGAGAAGATGCTTAAGCCGTTTGACCTCAATGAACTTAGGAAGTCACTCGTTCAAATCACTCCAATTCAGCTTTGTAAGTTACTTGAACTTCCACTCGATGTGCCCACTTCGATGGAGATATTCGAGTTGGTAGGTGCGCAGAAGGGCTATTGGCATTCTTTTGATGTGTACTATGTGTTAATTGATAAGCTTGGGGCGGCCGGGGAGTTTAAGGTTATAGATAGGTTGTTGATGCAGATTATGGAGGAAGGGATTGTGTTTAGGGAGTCCCTTTTCATTATGATTATGAAGCATTATGGAAGAGCAGGTCTGCCCGGACAAGCAACTAGGCTGCTTTTGGATATGAGAGGTGTTTATTCTTGTGAACCAACTTTCCGATCTTATAATGTTGTATTGAATATACTCGTGGCTGGGAATTGCCCGAAGGTTGCTCCCAATGTCTTCTATGACATGTTGAGTAGGGGTATCTCTCCCAATGTCTACACATTTGGGGTGGTTCTGAAAGCACTTTGTATGGTTAATGAGGTGGATACTGCTTGCTCGCTTCTGAGAGACATGACAAAGCATGGGTGTGTGCCAAATTCAGTGGTTTACCAGACTCTTATACATGCACTCTCCAAGAATAATCAAGTGAATGAAGCATTGAGACTTTTGGAGGAAATGTTTTTGATGGGTTGCACACCTGATGTTCAGACTTTCAATGATATTATCCATGCTTTCTGCAAGGTCAATCGGACTCATGAGGCAGCAAGGTTAGTTGATCGGATGCTTCTTCGGGGGTTTACTCCTGATGATGTAACTTATGGTGTTTTAATGCATGGATTATGCAGAACAGGGCAAGTTGAGGAAGCAAGGGCATTGTTGAACAAAGTGCCTAGCCCAAATATTGTGCTTTTTAATACCTTGATAAATGGGTATGTTATGAGTGGACGGTTTGATGAAGCCAAAGTTGTTCTATATGATGGTATGCTAGGTAGTGGCTGTGAACCTGATGTATATGCATTTAACATACTGATTCATGGACTCTGCAAGAAGGGCCGTTTGGGTTCTGCTCGTGAATTGGTCAATGAGATGGAAATTAAGGGTTGCGAGCCCAATGTGATAACTTACACCATATTGATTGATGGGTTCTGCAAGGAGGGCCAACTGGAGGAAGCTGGTGATGTTTTAAATGAGATGTCATACAAGGGATTAAGTCTGAATATTGTGGGGTACAATCGTTTAATATCTGCTCTATGCAAGGATGGGAAAGTTCATGAAGCTTTAAAAGTGTTTAGTGAAATCTCAAGCAATGAATGTAAGCCAGACATATTTACATTTAATTCTCTAATATATGGACTCTGCAAGGTTGATAAGATGGAAGAGGCCTTAGGGTTATACCGTGATATGGTACTGGAGGGTGTTATTGCCAACACTGTTACTTACAACACATTAATTAATGCTTTCTTGACTAGAGGTGCGATCCAAGAAGCACTTAAGCTTGTAAATGAAATGTTATTTAGAGGATGCCCTCTTGACAAAATAACCTATAATGGACTAATAAAGGCACTCTGCAAAGCTGGAGCTGTTGAAAAAGCAAGGGGATTGTTTGAAGAAATGATAATGAAGGGACTTCATCCCAATAGTATCTCATGCAATATTTTGATTAATGGTCTGTGTAGAAGTGGCAAAGTATATGATGCACTTGAGTTTTTAAGAGATATGATTCATCGGGGTTTGATGCCAGACATAGTCACTTATAATAGCCTGATAAATGGTCTGTGCAAGTTGGGACGCATTTCGGAAGCTTTGAATCTCTTTGATAGGTTACAAGTTGAAGGGATGTGGCCTGATGTTATTACTTATAACACTTTGATCAGTTGGCATTGCAAAGAGGGCATGATTTATGATGCTTGTTTACTTTTAAATAGAGGTGTGAATAACGGGCTCGTTCCAAATCATTTGACTTGGTATATACTGGTCA